The DNA sequence CTCAGCCCGGGCCGGCCCGGCAGCGCGGCCCAGCCGGCCGACCAAGGGGCAGAACCAGGAGCGCACCGAGAGTCAGGAGTGACGCCATGGGGTACCTCACCACGCAGGACGGCACCCAGCTCTACTACAAGGACTGGGGTTCCGGCCCCGCCATCGTGTTCTCACACGGCTGGCCGCTGAACGCCGACGCCTGGGACGGCCAACTACTGTTCCTCGCCCAGCAGGGGTTCCGGGTCATCGCGCACGACCGGCGTGGGCACGGCCGGTCCAGCCAGTCGCCCGAGGGCAACGACATGAACGGCTACGCCGACGACCTCGCCGCGGTGATCGAGGCGTTCGGCCTGACCGACGCCACGCTGATCGGGCACTCCACCGGTGGCGGTGAGGTTGCCCGGTACATCGGCCGGTACGGCACCGGTCGGGTGGCGAAGGTGGTGCTCATCTCCGCCGTACCGCCGATCATGGTGCAGACGCCGGACAACCCGGACGGGCTGCCGCTGGCCGTGTTCGACGAGATGCGGGCCAGCCTGGCCCACGACCGGGCGCAGTTCTACCAGGATCTGGCGATCAAGTTCTACGGCGTGAACCGGCCAGGTGCCGAGGTTTCCGACGGCATCCTGCACCAGTTCTGGTCGTGGAGCATGCAGGCCGGGCTGTGGAACGCGTACCAGAGTGTGGCGGCGTTCTCGGAGACCGACTTCCGGGACGACCTCGCCGCGTTCGACGTCCCCACCCTGGTCATGCAGGGCGACGACGACCAGATCGTGCCGATCGGGAACGCTTCGATGAAGACCGCCCAACTGGTGTCCGGCGCCCAGGAGGTCTACTATCCGGGCGCCCCGCACGGTATCACCGCGACCCACCAGGACCAGGTCAACCAGGATCTGCTCACGTTCCTGAAGAGCTGAGCCCGGCACCGGCCGCGTTCGTCGGCCTGAACCGACTCCATCGCAAGTAGCCGAGCGGTCCGTTCCGTCAGGACCGCTCGGTCCCCCCCAATTCGTCTCGCACCTCACGCCGCACACTGCATACGTCACGCCGCACCGGACCGAACGCGACGAGTTCCGGACGTCGATGTGTGGCGCAAGACCTTTAGCGGACGGTGGTGGAAAATCCACCAGATGAAGAACCGACCTGGCATCGGTGCGGACGGCGGACTGGCCGAACGCCCCGCCGCCAATTCTCCGGCCACCCGACACTCCCTCCGTGCGGAGCTTGTCGCGTTGGGTCTGCCGGCCGGCGGTATCGTCCTGGTGCACAGCTCGTTGCGGGCGATGGGTTACGTGTGCGGTGGGCCGGTCGCCGTGGTCCAGGCGCTGCTCGACGTCCTGACGCCCGACGGAACGCTGGTGGTGCCGAGCCAGACGCCGCAGAACCGGGACCCGGCGCGGTGGGTACGGCAGGTGCCGGCAGACTGGTGGCCGACAATCCGCGAGCACCTGCCGGCCTTTGATCCGGCGGTTCATGACTGCCGGGCCATGGGCATGGTCGCCGAGACCGTACGGACGTGGCCGGGGGCGGTCCGTAGTCAGCATCCCCAGACGTCGTTCGCGGCGGTCGGTCCCCGAGCGGCGGAGCTGATGGCCCGCCACGACCTGGACAGCGAGCTGGGCGAACGATCACCGCTCGCGGCACTCGACGCGACCGACGCACACACGTTGCTGCTCGGCGTGGGTTACGACCGGTGTACGGCGTTCCACCTTGCCGAGTACCGTCTTCCGCGGCCGCCGGAGCCGCACCGCAACGCCTGCGTGGTCCTCGGCGCGGACGGCCAACGGCAGTGGCGGACGTACGTCGGTGCCCGGCTCGACGCGGGACCGTTCAGCGAACTCGGCCGCGACTTCGAGCGGGACAGCTCGTCGGTCGCCACCGGCCCGGTGGGGCGGGCCGTCGCCCGGCTCCTACCGATCCGACCGGCGGTGGCCTACGCACGCGCCTGGCTGACGCTACGCTGTCCGGATGGCGACAGTTCCAGCGGTCCCGGGAATTGACCGCCAAGGGAGCAGGTGGCGTGCCCGAAGGTGGCGTCACTAGATCATTAGGCGCAATGATCTTCAAAAAGACTCTTCCCTGAAGAAGACCTGGGAGATATATACTCCTTACACTCGGTGTCACCCTGCGGACATTTTGTGCGTGGTGTCGACGTCTCACTTGACACACGTACCGCCGCCCGCGACGGCGCACCGTCGACAGGCGGGAGGGCGGTTGTCGGATAACGATCGCGGCCCGCGGTGCTACTTCTTTCTCAGCTACGCTCGCGAAGACGAAGACGAGTGGGTTCGACGCTTCTACCATGACCTGAGCAACGAAGTCCGGGCTTATGCCGGGCTTTCACCCGGCACCGAGGTCGGCTTCCTCGACACGCAGAGCCTGGATCTGGGCGCACGATGGTCTGACCGGCTGGCCCGGGAACTCGCCCGCTGTTGCACCTTCGTCGCGTTGATCTCCCCCCGCTACGTGAAGAGTCCCTGGTGCGGTCGTGAGTGGGCGGTGTTCGCCGACCGGCTCGCCCAGCACACGTCGTCGGACGGACCACCCTCCGCACTGCTACCGGTGAACTGGCTGTCCACCCCCACCCTGCCGGCGGTGGTGGGCGACCACCAGTTGACCGACAGCAGTCTTCCGCCGCAGTACCTTGAGAAAGGACTGCGCAGACTTTCCCGGCTCAACAACTACGAGGACCCGTACCTCGACGTCGTCGAGGTACTCGCCAAGAAGATCGTGCGCAACGCGCACGCGGACGAGGTGCCACGACTCGTCACGCCGCCGGCCTTCACGCAGGTGCCGAGCGTCTTCCACCCGCCGGTGCCGGCCAATCGGCCGACCCGGTCGCCAGCGACCTGGCCGCCGGACCCGGGTCAGCCGGTGGCGCCCGGTCCGGTGGCGCCCGGACCGGCGATGTCCGCCGGACCGGCCGACCAACGGATCTGTTTCGTGGTCGCCGCGCCTGTCGACGACGACGTACGGGGCTTTCTGGCGTCGACCGGCCGGGACCGTCGCTACTACGGCCCGACCCCCGCCGACTGGTCCCCGTACCTGCCGGAACTCGACATGCCGCTGGTCGAGTACGCGCGGCAGGTCGCGGAGCAGGAGCAGTTCACGGCGGTCGTCACCGATCTGGCCGGGCTGCACTCCGCGGTGGGCGCCGCCCAGGCCGGCGGCTCGCCGGTGGTCCTGCTGGTCGACCTGTGGGTGGTCTACGTCGACGGGCCCCGGCGGCTCCTCAGCCAGCACAGCGGAGACACCTTCGACGATTGGCCGGTGACCGCCGTGCTGGTACCGGCCAACGGCACCGACGCACAGACCCGGTCCCGGCACAACGAGCTCATGGCGGCACTGCGCCAGGTCATCGGCGACCGGATGCGCAACTCCGGTGCGGTGATCTCCCGTACCCGGATCTCCAGCCATCAGGAGTTCCGCAGCGACCTCCAGGCGGTCCTGGAAAAGGTCCGCAACGACGGGTTCCGAACCCGCCACCCGTACCACCGTCCGCCCGGCCGTCCCAACCCTCGACCGATCCTGCGGGGGCCCTGACGCGCCCACGGCTGAAGGAGCACACGATGCCCGGTCCCCTGTCGTCCCGAGGTCAGATCGTCACGTTCTACTCGTTCAAGGGCGGCACCGGCCGCACCATGGCACTGGCCAACGTGGCCTGGATCCTGGCCGCCAACGGCAAGCGGGTGCTCGCCGTGGACTGGGATCTGGAGTCCCCCGGCCTGCACCACTACTTCCGGCCGTTCCTGACCGATCCGAAGCTGCGCCACTCGCGGGGCGTCATCGACGTGATGCGCGACTTCGCCGCCCGAGTCGTCGACCCCGGTACGCCGATCGACGGCCCGAACTGGTTCCGGCACGTCGCGGACGTAGAACGTGAGGCTGTCTCACTGAACTGGCGTTTCCCCAACGGCGGAAGTCTCGACCTGCTCCCAGCCGGGGTGCAGGACCCGGCGTACTCGCAACGGGTGAGCGGCTTTGACTGGCGCAACTTCTACGACCGGCTCAACGGTGAGGCGTTCCTGCACGCGATCCGCGACAGCATGCGGCAGCAGTACGACTGGGTACTCATCGACAGCCGCACCGGCCTCAGCGACTCGGCCGGGATCTGCACGGTCGTCATGCCCGACACCGTGGTCGACTGCTTCACCCTCAACGACCAGAGCATCGACGGCGCGGCCGCAGTAGCGGAGGCGATCCGCAGCCAGCGCCGCGACGAAGCGGTACGGATTCTGCCGGTGCCGATGCGGGTGGAGGCCGCCGAGCAGTTCAAGCTGGAAGCTGGCCGGGACTACGCCCGGTACCGCTTCGGATCCTATCTGGATGCCACCGACGACGAGGCCGACGCCTACTGGGGCGACGTGGAGATCCCGTACAAACCATTCTTCGCGTACGAGGAGATCCTTGCGGTCTTTGGCGAGCGCTCCCGCCAGGAGTACTCACTGCTCTCCTCGTATGAACGACTCAGTGGAATCATCACCAGTGACACGGTCCGCGAGTTCCCGGCCATCGACGAACGCGAACGCCGACGACGACTCGCCCAGTACGAACGACAGAAGTCGCTGCTGCCCAACGACGTCGTGGTCAGCTACGCCTCGGTGAACCGGTCCTGGACCGACTGGATCGCCAACGAGTTGGAGAGCATCGGCCTGCGGGTCACCTTGCGGGAGGTGGACCTGACCACCGGCGAGACGTCGACCGGCGACGTCGGACTCGACTCGTGGCTCGACTCGTGGCTCGACCCCACCACCCGGGTATTGGCTCTGCTGTCGCGCGACTACGTCGTCTCGGCCAACGCGGCGTCGCTCTGGCGGGCCGCCACAGCCAAGGACCCGACCGGCGCCATGCTGGTCCCGGTGCGGCTGGACAACACCCGGCTGCCGGCCCCGTTCACCGACCGGGTCGCGGCGCTCGACCTGGTCAACAGCACCGAAGAACGGGCCCGGCAGGCGCTGCTGGGCATCTTCGACGGCGTCGCCCCGGCCGGCCGCCGGCCGGCCGGCCGGCACACTCCACGCTTTCCGGCCGGTCAGCCCCCGGTCTGGGAGGTCCCACAGCGCAACACCACCTTCACCGGCCGCAGCGACCTCCTCGAAGGACTGCGCGACCGGCTCTCCGCCGACGCCACCTCGGTCATGCCGCAGGCGCTGCACGGTCTGGGCGGCGTGGGCAAGACGCAGATCGCGCTGGAGTACGCGCACCGGTTCGCGGTGGATTACGACATCGTCTGGTGGATGTCGGCCGAACAGCCGGAACTGGTCCGCAGTTCCCTCGCCGAGCTGTCCGAACGCCTCGACCTGCCGACCGGTGGGGACCTGAGCGAGCAGGTGGACACTGTGCTCGACGCGCTGCGCCTGGGCGAGCCGTACCAGCGCTGGCTGTTGATCTTCGACAACGCGGGCGACCCCGCCGAGCTCGAACGCTATCTGCCGCAGGGGCCGGGGCACATCGTCATCACCACCCGCGACGCCGGCTGGTCCCGTCGGGCGACCACGACCGAGGTGGGGGTGTTCAGCCGGGCGGAGAGTGTGGCGCTGCTGCGTCGCCGGGTTCCCGCGCTGACCCCGCCACAGGCGGACGCCCTGGCGGAGAAGCTGGGCGACCTGCCGCTGGTGATCGAGCAGGCCGGCGCCTGGCTGGCAGTGACCGGAATGCCGGTGCAGACCTACACCGAACTGCTGGACACCCAGCTGTCCCGGGTGCTGAGCGAAAACCCGCCGCCCAGCTACGGGGTGCCGGCCGCCGCGACCTGGCGGCTGTCCCTGGACCGGCTGCGCCGGCAGATGCCGGCCGCCGCGAAGCTGCTG is a window from the Solwaraspora sp. WMMD792 genome containing:
- a CDS encoding TIR-like protein FxsC, which gives rise to MSDNDRGPRCYFFLSYAREDEDEWVRRFYHDLSNEVRAYAGLSPGTEVGFLDTQSLDLGARWSDRLARELARCCTFVALISPRYVKSPWCGREWAVFADRLAQHTSSDGPPSALLPVNWLSTPTLPAVVGDHQLTDSSLPPQYLEKGLRRLSRLNNYEDPYLDVVEVLAKKIVRNAHADEVPRLVTPPAFTQVPSVFHPPVPANRPTRSPATWPPDPGQPVAPGPVAPGPAMSAGPADQRICFVVAAPVDDDVRGFLASTGRDRRYYGPTPADWSPYLPELDMPLVEYARQVAEQEQFTAVVTDLAGLHSAVGAAQAGGSPVVLLVDLWVVYVDGPRRLLSQHSGDTFDDWPVTAVLVPANGTDAQTRSRHNELMAALRQVIGDRMRNSGAVISRTRISSHQEFRSDLQAVLEKVRNDGFRTRHPYHRPPGRPNPRPILRGP
- the fxsT gene encoding FxSxx-COOH system tetratricopeptide repeat protein, encoding MPGPLSSRGQIVTFYSFKGGTGRTMALANVAWILAANGKRVLAVDWDLESPGLHHYFRPFLTDPKLRHSRGVIDVMRDFAARVVDPGTPIDGPNWFRHVADVEREAVSLNWRFPNGGSLDLLPAGVQDPAYSQRVSGFDWRNFYDRLNGEAFLHAIRDSMRQQYDWVLIDSRTGLSDSAGICTVVMPDTVVDCFTLNDQSIDGAAAVAEAIRSQRRDEAVRILPVPMRVEAAEQFKLEAGRDYARYRFGSYLDATDDEADAYWGDVEIPYKPFFAYEEILAVFGERSRQEYSLLSSYERLSGIITSDTVREFPAIDERERRRRLAQYERQKSLLPNDVVVSYASVNRSWTDWIANELESIGLRVTLREVDLTTGETSTGDVGLDSWLDSWLDPTTRVLALLSRDYVVSANAASLWRAATAKDPTGAMLVPVRLDNTRLPAPFTDRVAALDLVNSTEERARQALLGIFDGVAPAGRRPAGRHTPRFPAGQPPVWEVPQRNTTFTGRSDLLEGLRDRLSADATSVMPQALHGLGGVGKTQIALEYAHRFAVDYDIVWWMSAEQPELVRSSLAELSERLDLPTGGDLSEQVDTVLDALRLGEPYQRWLLIFDNAGDPAELERYLPQGPGHIVITTRDAGWSRRATTTEVGVFSRAESVALLRRRVPALTPPQADALAEKLGDLPLVIEQAGAWLAVTGMPVQTYTELLDTQLSRVLSENPPPSYGVPAAATWRLSLDRLRRQMPAAAKLLEVCAFFAAEPIPISFFYNERFIAVLLPMDPLLSEPLVQGRLVQEIGRYALARIDSGQSTLQLHRLVQAVIRDGLPEVEQQANRQHVHEILASINPKDPDDVNLWRAYQQLHRHLGASGALESTIPAVRQLVIDMVRYLWKRGDHQASQQLGESALAGWQARPDASTEDVTTLSLRLHLANATRSLARYDEAYAADTEIRDALARQLDWNHPYTIMATSSLAADLRAKGRYAEAKELDEQGLTLSTEVLGQEHYRTTNAMNNLALSLALVGDFQSAAALDEQALEIRRRTLGHRHQVTLSSVAALGRDYRDLGRFSEAQELLGSHLPIAQEELGETHPLTLRITRTLAVTLRKAGEIDAAYRMSAESLPRHERKLGALHPDTIACASNLACDQSAIGDDRTARETAEDVLVRCRAKVGEDHPFLLSGENNLAIFLRRLGELDAAHPIAERVVDRLSATLGPDHPYTLACRINYANQLYDLREYPAALQVDLDVRDRINRSLGPDHPDTLAAENNLAVSLRRTGSTDQADGLAGSVLHRAYRVLGLEHPNSTAVRNGVRLNCDIDPPQF
- a CDS encoding alpha/beta hydrolase; the protein is MGYLTTQDGTQLYYKDWGSGPAIVFSHGWPLNADAWDGQLLFLAQQGFRVIAHDRRGHGRSSQSPEGNDMNGYADDLAAVIEAFGLTDATLIGHSTGGGEVARYIGRYGTGRVAKVVLISAVPPIMVQTPDNPDGLPLAVFDEMRASLAHDRAQFYQDLAIKFYGVNRPGAEVSDGILHQFWSWSMQAGLWNAYQSVAAFSETDFRDDLAAFDVPTLVMQGDDDQIVPIGNASMKTAQLVSGAQEVYYPGAPHGITATHQDQVNQDLLTFLKS
- a CDS encoding AAC(3) family N-acetyltransferase, which codes for MKNRPGIGADGGLAERPAANSPATRHSLRAELVALGLPAGGIVLVHSSLRAMGYVCGGPVAVVQALLDVLTPDGTLVVPSQTPQNRDPARWVRQVPADWWPTIREHLPAFDPAVHDCRAMGMVAETVRTWPGAVRSQHPQTSFAAVGPRAAELMARHDLDSELGERSPLAALDATDAHTLLLGVGYDRCTAFHLAEYRLPRPPEPHRNACVVLGADGQRQWRTYVGARLDAGPFSELGRDFERDSSSVATGPVGRAVARLLPIRPAVAYARAWLTLRCPDGDSSSGPGN